In the genome of Longimicrobium sp., one region contains:
- a CDS encoding secretin N-terminal domain-containing protein — translation MTRILTLLVLAITLAAAPAHAQPGARRITASFQNVEMRDVVRAFAEFSGSSIVVGSDVAGVVTAEVRNQPWDVALRAIVEAYGLGVQEIGGGLLRIDSAVRIAGQRPDAPLVSRAIRLNYVPAESIAAALEHVLTERGSISVLASANAVVVTDTAEAVARVVQLIGHP, via the coding sequence CTGCTCGTTCTCGCCATCACCCTGGCGGCGGCTCCCGCGCATGCGCAGCCGGGCGCCCGGCGGATCACCGCTTCGTTCCAGAACGTGGAGATGCGCGACGTGGTGCGCGCCTTCGCCGAGTTCTCGGGATCGTCCATCGTGGTGGGGTCGGACGTGGCCGGAGTGGTGACCGCGGAGGTGAGGAACCAGCCGTGGGACGTGGCCCTGCGCGCCATCGTGGAGGCCTACGGCTTAGGCGTGCAGGAGATCGGCGGGGGGCTCCTGCGCATCGACTCGGCCGTGCGCATCGCGGGGCAGCGGCCGGACGCGCCCCTGGTCAGCCGTGCGATCCGGCTGAACTACGTGCCGGCCGAAAGCATCGCGGCCGCGCTGGAGCACGTGCTGACCGAGCGGGGCAGTATCTCCGTCCTCGCCTCGGCCAACGCCGTCGTGGTCACCGATACCGCGGAGGCGGTCGCGCGGGTGGTGCAGCTGATCGGCCATCCCTGA
- a CDS encoding DUF6174 domain-containing protein, which translates to MKILTPLLLALALSGCARPFFLPRDEEGEVAAQRRRWESQNLDDYRFTFARTCFCPPPNVVVVEVRDDRVVAVTDLQTGSPVTGASAQGIPTIEELFGYIARAAAEGTYLDVKYHSSLGYPTEAEIGTLANDAGARYSVGNVQRVR; encoded by the coding sequence ATGAAGATCCTCACGCCGCTGCTGCTCGCCCTGGCGCTGTCCGGGTGCGCCCGCCCATTCTTCCTTCCGCGCGACGAAGAGGGCGAAGTTGCCGCCCAGCGCCGCCGCTGGGAGTCGCAGAACCTGGACGACTACCGCTTCACCTTTGCGCGTACCTGCTTCTGCCCACCACCGAATGTCGTGGTGGTGGAGGTGCGCGACGACCGCGTGGTCGCGGTGACGGATCTGCAGACCGGCAGCCCGGTTACCGGGGCCAGCGCGCAGGGAATCCCCACGATCGAGGAGTTGTTCGGCTACATCGCCCGGGCGGCGGCCGAGGGGACGTACCTGGACGTGAAGTACCACTCGTCGCTGGGCTACCCGACGGAAGCGGAAATCGGCACGCTGGCCAACGACGCGGGCGCCCGGTACTCCGTCGGCAACGTGCAGCGGGTTCGCTGA